The following are encoded together in the Gammaproteobacteria bacterium genome:
- a CDS encoding SDR family oxidoreductase yields the protein MTVRMPKAFAVSVLAAGAILCAPGSFAETVLITGSNSGIGLEFAKQYAAKGWTVIATHRRSSIPDTLAELQSKYDNVRVERLDVTKPDQIAALAEKLADVPIDVLLNNAGVYNDRSACDSEDCPGDWSNQTFGNLYFPLLDTILAVNVKGPLMVSEAFIEHVKASEQRKIVAISSTNGSLTEPLAGSGAIFYRASKAALNRAMQLVAREEKDDGVTVVMLNPGPVLTERQSYLEGYPGMIETDVSVRGMIETIEKATLEDSGRFFNHDGTIAPW from the coding sequence ATGACCGTGAGGATGCCGAAAGCTTTTGCCGTGTCGGTCCTGGCCGCCGGCGCGATCCTGTGCGCGCCGGGCTCGTTCGCTGAGACGGTGCTGATCACCGGCTCGAATTCCGGCATCGGCCTCGAGTTCGCGAAGCAGTATGCGGCAAAAGGGTGGACCGTCATCGCCACGCATCGCCGGTCGTCGATACCGGACACGCTCGCCGAGCTTCAATCGAAGTACGACAACGTTCGGGTCGAGCGCTTGGACGTCACGAAGCCGGACCAGATCGCCGCGCTCGCCGAGAAGCTCGCCGATGTGCCGATCGACGTGCTGCTAAACAATGCCGGCGTATACAACGACCGCAGCGCCTGCGATTCCGAGGACTGCCCCGGCGACTGGAGCAATCAGACGTTCGGCAACCTCTACTTCCCGCTGTTGGACACGATCCTGGCCGTGAACGTCAAAGGGCCGCTGATGGTCTCGGAGGCGTTCATCGAGCACGTGAAGGCGAGCGAGCAGCGCAAGATCGTCGCGATCAGCTCCACGAACGGCTCGCTGACCGAGCCTCTCGCGGGCTCGGGCGCAATCTTCTACCGGGCGAGCAAGGCCGCGCTGAACCGCGCGATGCAGCTCGTCGCACGCGAGGAAAAGGACGACGGCGTCACCGTCGTCATGCTGAACCCCGGTCCCGTGCTGACCGAGCGCCAATCGTACCTCGAGGGCTATCCCGGCATGATCGAGACGGATGTGAGCGTGCGCGGCATGATCGAGACGATCGAGAAGGCAACCCTCGAGGACAGCGGCCGTTTCTTCAACCACGACGGCACTATCGCACCGTGGTAG
- a CDS encoding phospholipase D-like domain-containing protein, which yields MLETLSGAVPVPYWLLALHLLITLVLIAVVWSLKHRRDPHYRIESDAPIAEMMPSIVGLTHGQIVPGNAVDFVENGAFFDALLRDIAAAERSIHFETFLWKAGEIERRLVEALAARSRAGVRVRVLVDANGGKGMSEEAERVLRTSGCTVARYHPGGLRSLGRLNSRDHRKLAVLDGRLAYVGGHCVVDSWLGDAEDAEHFRDISARLRGPVVHALQSAFSETWVVTTGELFAGEDVFPTLEPEGDTPVHVARLRLSGTASSVKILHHLAICCAQERITIQNPYFLPDSDGIDLLAHAVQRGVQVRVMTPSSGASDLAIVQHAAHSNYAKLLSAGVRLYEYRKTLLHQKVMVVDGRWCAFGSSNFDDRSFEINEEIVLGFDDPRIAERLEQIFERDAKDCVELTTDSWSRRSIGHRLLDGTSYLLKEQL from the coding sequence ATGCTCGAAACCCTGAGCGGCGCCGTGCCGGTGCCCTATTGGCTACTCGCGCTTCACCTGCTGATCACGCTCGTTCTGATCGCCGTCGTGTGGTCGCTGAAGCATCGCCGCGACCCGCATTACCGCATCGAGAGCGATGCGCCGATCGCGGAAATGATGCCGTCGATCGTCGGGCTCACGCACGGCCAGATCGTTCCCGGCAACGCGGTCGACTTCGTCGAGAACGGCGCTTTCTTCGACGCGCTGCTGCGCGACATCGCGGCCGCAGAGCGGTCGATTCACTTCGAGACGTTTTTGTGGAAGGCGGGGGAGATCGAGCGGCGCCTGGTCGAAGCGCTCGCCGCCCGGAGCCGAGCCGGCGTGCGCGTGCGTGTGCTCGTCGACGCGAACGGCGGCAAGGGCATGAGCGAGGAGGCGGAGCGCGTCCTGCGCACTTCGGGGTGCACTGTGGCGCGATATCACCCCGGCGGGCTGCGCTCGCTAGGCCGCCTGAACAGCCGCGACCACCGCAAGCTCGCGGTGCTGGATGGGCGGCTCGCGTACGTCGGCGGACACTGCGTCGTCGACAGCTGGCTCGGCGATGCCGAGGACGCCGAGCATTTCCGCGACATCTCGGCGCGCCTTCGCGGGCCCGTCGTGCACGCGCTCCAGTCCGCGTTCAGCGAGACCTGGGTGGTGACGACCGGCGAGCTTTTCGCCGGCGAGGATGTTTTTCCGACGCTCGAGCCGGAAGGCGACACGCCCGTGCATGTGGCGAGGCTCAGACTGTCGGGTACGGCGTCGAGCGTGAAGATTCTGCATCATCTCGCGATCTGCTGTGCCCAGGAGCGGATCACGATCCAGAACCCGTACTTCCTTCCGGATTCCGACGGCATCGACCTGCTCGCCCACGCCGTCCAGCGCGGTGTGCAGGTGCGCGTGATGACGCCGTCGAGCGGCGCGTCCGACTTGGCGATCGTGCAGCACGCCGCCCACTCGAACTACGCGAAGCTGCTCTCGGCAGGCGTGCGGCTTTACGAGTACCGGAAGACGCTGCTGCACCAGAAGGTCATGGTCGTCGACGGCCGGTGGTGCGCTTTCGGCTCGAGCAACTTCGACGACCGCTCCTTCGAGATCAACGAGGAGATCGTGCTCGGCTTCGACGATCCGAGGATCGCCGAGCGGCTCGAGCAGATCTTCGAGCGCGATGCGAAGGATTGCGTCGAGCTCACGACCGACTCGTGGTCGAGGCGCAGCATCGGCCATCGGCTGCTGGACGGGACGTCGTACCTGCTGAAGGAGCAGCTATGA
- a CDS encoding winged helix-turn-helix domain-containing protein: MDQRLRRGFRIGAFDVEPLSGRISGPGGGQHVQPKVMDVLVYLAEHAGELVERDTLLEQVWRRITSEEVLTRCISELRRALGDDRGSPRYIQTVPKRGYRLVEPIVLDHEESERTPQAAADGGAAATAPLNPPSPSSAMAAIAVLPFENHSADPAVSFIGDAFAAELHSTLARVDRLRVASRRSSFVFKDASVDIREIGRRLNVDYVISGSVQSSSGSVHVVAELNDASGGTQIWAQSYDRKSEDLLAIERDVAGAIVGSFTTHRLRAETNSARHRPTSSLDAWGLVQKARAFAFEYTPSGLADAIEPVRRAIELDKDYPAAHAMLASLLVERLVNGWSTEPKRDESAALEAAEKAATLAPQDPFIQKMASLVWTYFGDYRRAIGCLRKAVEYAPFDFGAWGYMGWPLTASGEEKDLSDLHGILDRLLSMEPHHPGVAFWRYHESVAAVCEGKLEDARASAEAALELRPNLSLACMHHANVLGRLNLKKAAQDALERCRKINPAMTPKHFESLIERMTDNESVIEHRLGGLRKIGALRG; the protein is encoded by the coding sequence ATGGACCAGCGACTGCGACGCGGCTTCCGCATCGGCGCATTCGACGTCGAGCCGCTCTCCGGACGCATCAGCGGCCCCGGCGGCGGCCAGCACGTCCAACCGAAGGTCATGGACGTGCTCGTCTATCTCGCCGAGCACGCGGGCGAGCTCGTCGAGCGGGACACGCTGCTCGAGCAAGTGTGGCGCCGGATCACCTCGGAGGAGGTCTTGACGCGCTGCATCAGCGAGCTGCGGCGGGCCTTGGGCGACGACCGGGGCAGCCCCCGCTACATTCAGACGGTGCCGAAACGCGGATACCGGCTCGTCGAGCCGATCGTGCTCGACCACGAGGAGAGCGAACGTACGCCGCAGGCCGCCGCGGATGGCGGTGCCGCCGCGACGGCCCCGCTGAACCCGCCTTCGCCCTCCAGCGCCATGGCCGCGATCGCCGTGCTGCCGTTCGAGAATCACTCTGCGGATCCGGCCGTCTCGTTCATCGGGGACGCGTTCGCGGCCGAGCTCCACAGCACGCTCGCACGCGTCGACCGCCTGCGGGTCGCGTCCCGCCGCTCGTCGTTCGTCTTCAAGGATGCGAGCGTCGACATTCGCGAGATCGGCAGGAGATTGAATGTCGACTACGTCATCTCGGGCAGCGTGCAATCCAGCAGCGGGTCCGTGCACGTCGTCGCCGAGCTCAACGACGCATCGGGCGGCACCCAGATCTGGGCGCAAAGCTACGACCGCAAGAGCGAGGATCTGCTCGCGATCGAAAGGGACGTCGCGGGGGCAATCGTCGGCTCGTTCACGACACATCGACTGCGGGCCGAGACCAATAGCGCGAGACACCGACCCACGAGCAGTCTCGATGCTTGGGGCCTCGTGCAAAAGGCGCGCGCTTTCGCGTTCGAGTACACGCCGAGCGGCCTGGCGGACGCGATCGAGCCGGTGCGCCGCGCGATCGAGCTCGACAAGGACTATCCGGCCGCGCACGCCATGTTGGCCTCGCTGCTCGTGGAGCGGCTCGTGAACGGCTGGAGCACGGAGCCGAAGCGCGACGAGTCGGCTGCGCTCGAAGCGGCGGAGAAGGCGGCGACGCTGGCGCCGCAGGACCCGTTCATCCAGAAGATGGCGAGCCTGGTATGGACCTATTTCGGCGACTACCGCAGGGCCATCGGCTGCCTGCGAAAGGCGGTCGAGTACGCCCCGTTCGATTTTGGCGCGTGGGGCTACATGGGCTGGCCGCTGACGGCCTCGGGGGAGGAAAAGGACTTGAGCGATCTGCACGGCATACTCGATCGCTTGTTGAGCATGGAGCCGCACCACCCGGGGGTTGCGTTCTGGCGTTATCACGAGTCGGTCGCCGCCGTTTGCGAAGGCAAACTCGAAGACGCGCGGGCGTCGGCGGAAGCGGCGCTCGAGCTGCGGCCGAACCTATCGCTCGCCTGCATGCACCATGCGAACGTGCTCGGCCGGTTGAATCTCAAGAAGGCGGCTCAGGACGCGTTGGAGCGCTGTCGCAAGATCAATCCCGCGATGACGCCGAAGCACTTCGAGTCACTGATCGAGCGCATGACCGACAACGAGAGCGTGATCGAGCACAGGCTGGGAGGCCTTCGCAAGATCGGTGCCTTGCGCGGCTGA
- a CDS encoding CapA family protein has product MTLLLLGDFNVQQREHPADALQLVRQTLNEADLVYANLEGLLVESKGPAWDLPNKNGWTHLGPEAVEALVAGNISVVGVANNVAYGRDNIMASLSVLDAHGIAHTGAGKDIDAAHEPAIVEKNGVTFGFLQYTSKWYDEAEQIATEDAAGVARLKSPDGTTIDPGDLDRLLDDIRRTRPKVDVLVVSAHTRDGQGRDGASRDNRTRNAATAAGAASATTATSAATDDLYSRLPVNENLQYFEPYQRRLAQAAIDAGADIVFGHGCHSLQAVETYAGKPVMYCLGNFASDWIRVRDYRDGLVARVVIEDKRVKRVSLVPVTRDAETNNVWLVPPDSPEGERLYGKLRELSGSTDLKLDGQELVLLEQ; this is encoded by the coding sequence GTGACACTTCTGCTGCTCGGAGACTTCAACGTGCAGCAAAGAGAGCACCCGGCCGACGCGCTCCAACTCGTGCGGCAAACCCTCAACGAAGCCGATCTCGTGTATGCCAACCTCGAAGGCCTGCTCGTGGAATCGAAGGGTCCCGCCTGGGATCTCCCGAACAAGAACGGATGGACGCATCTCGGGCCGGAAGCCGTGGAGGCGCTCGTCGCCGGCAATATCTCCGTGGTCGGCGTCGCCAACAACGTCGCCTACGGGCGCGACAACATCATGGCCAGCCTGTCCGTGCTGGATGCGCACGGAATCGCGCACACCGGAGCGGGGAAGGACATCGATGCAGCTCACGAACCGGCCATCGTCGAGAAGAACGGCGTGACGTTCGGCTTCCTGCAATACACGTCGAAGTGGTACGACGAGGCAGAGCAGATCGCGACGGAAGACGCGGCGGGCGTTGCGCGGCTGAAGTCTCCGGACGGCACCACGATCGACCCGGGTGATCTGGATCGGCTGCTGGACGACATACGGCGTACGAGACCGAAGGTGGACGTCCTCGTCGTGTCTGCCCACACGCGTGACGGCCAGGGAAGAGACGGTGCATCGCGCGATAACCGCACGCGAAACGCGGCGACCGCGGCCGGCGCGGCGAGCGCCACAACGGCGACAAGCGCGGCCACCGACGATCTGTATTCGCGCCTCCCCGTCAACGAGAACCTGCAGTACTTCGAGCCCTACCAAAGACGCCTCGCCCAGGCCGCGATCGATGCCGGGGCCGATATCGTCTTCGGTCACGGTTGCCACTCGCTGCAGGCCGTCGAGACCTACGCCGGTAAGCCCGTCATGTATTGCCTCGGCAATTTCGCTTCCGACTGGATACGCGTCAGAGATTATCGTGACGGGCTGGTCGCAAGGGTCGTCATCGAGGACAAGCGAGTGAAGCGTGTCTCGCTGGTGCCCGTCACGCGGGACGCCGAGACCAACAATGTATGGCTCGTGCCGCCCGACTCGCCCGAGGGCGAAAGGCTTTATGGCAAGCTCCGGGAGCTATCGGGCTCCACCGATCTGAAGCTGGACGGGCAGGAGCTGGTTCTGCTCGAGCAGTGA
- a CDS encoding metallophosphoesterase, with translation MTLPGKKIVLAAAALAFLCSGAASAQPEWRWSRSSKIVVVPDIHGAYSELVALLEATDLVDANLDWIGGDATLVTLGDLVDRGAGSRKVLDLLMRLQRRAAEQGGAVHVLLGNHELMNLTGDLRYVSQADYAAFTDEESPALRASAYERFLADRRAAGGSEADARAAFERLYPPGFFARERAFRADGRYGTWLLTLPALIVVNDTAFVHGGLPEIVASTGAAALNQQIGDDLRRYLRLRARLVEAGVLPAFDPRQDLELARAARGNLPPAPEAPAPDVPAFDAAPPDAELANLLDAFLALAEAPELGVDGPLWYRGSVYCNPFLEEPVLAAALDRLEAARVVVGHTPTEDRRPRELYDGRLIMLDTGMLTAYYAGRPAALVIDGERTLVQELGAEEPVPLERGRLEADGLTEAQVLETLSQGAVKALEDGARFRATTRVQVLHNGKSIEALFYPRGRAADRELAAYRLDRLLSVNLVPPTVEREVEGERGALQLVYRDAITESERIEQRTPLGGWCPIEPQAELMRVFDLLTANTGRTGDNILYRRESSVLKLVDHAEAFGAAGRLRLRRGSVELTPALRAALASLDRNTLESAIGQWIDADEIEALLERRDALLEQAASSTR, from the coding sequence ATGACTCTCCCCGGGAAGAAAATCGTTCTCGCGGCCGCAGCGCTCGCTTTCCTGTGCAGCGGCGCCGCGTCGGCGCAGCCCGAGTGGCGCTGGTCCCGATCTTCCAAGATCGTCGTGGTTCCGGACATTCACGGCGCGTACTCCGAGCTCGTGGCGCTCCTCGAAGCGACCGATCTCGTCGACGCGAACCTCGACTGGATCGGCGGCGATGCGACCTTGGTGACGCTCGGCGACCTGGTCGATCGAGGCGCGGGCTCGCGGAAGGTCCTGGACTTGCTGATGCGCTTGCAACGCCGCGCGGCGGAGCAAGGCGGCGCGGTGCACGTCCTGCTCGGGAACCACGAGCTCATGAATCTGACCGGAGATTTGCGCTACGTCTCGCAAGCCGATTATGCCGCGTTTACGGATGAAGAGTCGCCGGCTTTGCGTGCGTCGGCCTACGAGCGCTTCCTCGCCGACCGCCGCGCGGCGGGCGGCTCCGAAGCCGACGCGAGAGCCGCTTTCGAGCGTCTTTACCCGCCGGGCTTTTTTGCACGCGAGCGCGCCTTTCGGGCCGACGGCAGGTACGGGACGTGGCTGCTGACGCTGCCCGCGCTGATCGTCGTCAACGACACGGCGTTCGTTCACGGCGGGCTGCCCGAGATCGTGGCGAGCACCGGAGCGGCGGCGCTGAATCAGCAGATCGGCGACGACCTTCGCCGCTACCTGCGTCTGCGGGCCCGCCTCGTGGAAGCGGGAGTCTTACCCGCATTCGATCCCAGGCAGGACCTGGAGCTCGCGCGTGCGGCACGCGGGAACCTGCCGCCGGCGCCCGAAGCCCCGGCGCCCGATGTCCCCGCGTTCGACGCCGCGCCGCCCGACGCGGAGCTTGCGAATCTGCTCGACGCGTTCCTCGCCCTCGCGGAGGCGCCGGAGCTCGGCGTCGACGGTCCGCTTTGGTACCGAGGCTCCGTGTACTGCAATCCGTTTCTGGAAGAGCCCGTGCTCGCGGCGGCGCTCGATCGGCTGGAAGCGGCGCGCGTCGTGGTCGGCCATACGCCGACGGAGGATCGCCGGCCGCGGGAGCTGTACGACGGCCGGCTCATCATGCTCGATACGGGGATGTTGACCGCTTACTACGCGGGCCGCCCCGCCGCGCTCGTCATTGACGGCGAGCGGACGCTCGTGCAGGAGCTTGGAGCCGAGGAGCCGGTGCCGCTCGAGCGCGGGAGGCTCGAGGCGGACGGCCTCACGGAAGCGCAGGTGCTCGAAACGCTCTCGCAGGGAGCGGTGAAGGCCCTCGAGGACGGGGCGAGGTTTCGTGCGACCACCCGGGTGCAGGTGCTCCACAACGGCAAGAGCATCGAGGCCCTCTTTTATCCGCGGGGACGTGCGGCGGACCGCGAGCTTGCGGCCTATCGTCTCGACCGCCTGCTCAGTGTGAATCTCGTGCCGCCCACGGTCGAGCGTGAGGTCGAGGGGGAGCGCGGCGCCTTGCAGCTCGTGTATCGAGACGCGATCACCGAGTCCGAACGGATCGAGCAACGAACGCCGCTCGGCGGATGGTGCCCCATCGAGCCCCAAGCCGAGCTCATGCGGGTGTTCGACCTGTTGACCGCCAATACGGGGCGGACGGGAGACAACATCCTCTACCGTCGCGAATCTTCGGTGCTGAAGCTCGTCGACCACGCGGAGGCCTTCGGGGCCGCCGGCCGGCTGCGCCTGCGGCGAGGCTCGGTCGAGCTGACGCCGGCGCTTCGCGCTGCTCTCGCATCGCTCGATCGAAATACGCTCGAATCGGCAATCGGGCAGTGGATCGACGCCGACGAGATCGAAGCCTTGCTCGAGCGGCGCGATGCGCTGCTCGAGCAAGCGGCGTCGTCCACCCGTTGA
- a CDS encoding DUF4168 domain-containing protein: MPRRLLIALGRRERVARDLQSPLLVPNQEVPMRRLVMPLAAGAALALTSIAVGQEPAPPPQQPAPPAEQPAPDTPPEGAAVSDEDLETFADIYVDLEATLNKFEEELAAVETEQEAQDVQVRMQQESFDKIAERGWTPEKYNMVVQAVNADPQLLQRALELIEERS; encoded by the coding sequence TTGCCCCGAAGGCTCCTGATCGCGCTCGGGCGCCGCGAGCGCGTGGCACGCGACTTGCAGAGCCCGTTGCTCGTTCCAAATCAGGAGGTTCCGATGAGACGACTAGTGATGCCGTTGGCGGCCGGGGCGGCCCTCGCACTGACCTCGATCGCGGTCGGCCAGGAACCGGCGCCGCCGCCGCAGCAGCCGGCACCGCCGGCCGAGCAGCCGGCGCCGGACACACCCCCGGAGGGAGCAGCCGTGTCCGACGAGGATCTCGAGACCTTCGCCGACATCTACGTCGACCTCGAGGCGACGCTCAATAAGTTCGAAGAGGAGCTTGCCGCCGTCGAGACGGAACAGGAAGCGCAGGACGTTCAAGTCCGCATGCAGCAAGAAAGCTTCGATAAGATCGCGGAACGCGGCTGGACGCCCGAGAAGTACAACATGGTCGTGCAAGCCGTCAACGCGGACCCGCAGCTGTTGCAAAGGGCCCTCGAGCTGATCGAGGAGCGCTCCTGA
- a CDS encoding DUF4440 domain-containing protein: MKRAGKLAAASAVAVLAAACGGNGGSSPPSDADLAAIADFNARYLAAINAGDSAALSALTTEDHIMLPPNRPPIVGKAANDAANARLFEQFDIDETWRPAETEVAGDWAYQRGTFTVVATPKAGGPSRTTTGNFLRIYRRQSDGSWRMIRDMFNTDGASSTN; the protein is encoded by the coding sequence GTGAAAAGGGCCGGGAAGCTCGCGGCGGCGTCCGCCGTCGCTGTCCTCGCGGCGGCCTGCGGCGGGAACGGCGGCTCCTCGCCGCCGTCCGATGCCGATCTCGCGGCGATCGCCGACTTCAATGCCCGCTATCTCGCGGCGATCAACGCCGGCGACAGCGCCGCTCTGAGCGCGCTCACCACCGAGGACCACATCATGCTGCCGCCGAACCGACCGCCGATCGTCGGCAAGGCGGCGAACGACGCGGCGAACGCGCGCCTCTTCGAGCAATTCGACATCGACGAGACCTGGAGGCCGGCCGAAACGGAAGTCGCGGGCGATTGGGCGTACCAACGCGGCACGTTCACGGTCGTGGCCACGCCGAAGGCCGGCGGGCCGTCCCGTACGACCACGGGCAACTTCCTGCGCATCTACCGCCGGCAGTCCGACGGCAGCTGGCGGATGATCCGGGACATGTTCAACACCGACGGAGCGTCGAGCACGAACTGA
- a CDS encoding PhoPQ-activated protein PqaA family protein, with protein sequence MNRNTAALALLGLLAGGVHAEPDSPPETALRDYVEAPDPTFSWHVQARYQAPGAEVVELRLHSQTWRDVLWKHQLYLIRPDDIDPGIRQGMLVIGGGRWRESYDTNTAAELPEEAPLFIGIAQELGTVVAVLAQVPFQPMFGLREDDLIAHTFQEFLETGDAEWPLLLPMVKSAVRAMDAVQAFTSTEWNLGIERFTVLGGSKRGWTTWLTGAVEPRAATLVPIVIDVLNFEAHLPHQEAIWGALSQEIAPYTSRGLDDVLGTDQGGALRRIVDPYSYRRQLTQPKLVVIATNDAYFPIDSLNLYWNGLPEPKRVLYLPNDGHDIEDLARLIPALDAMHRNGEADEPLPRLEWEFENGSDGLRVCVTGDPVPAAVSVWTAASEDTDFREERFSSRPAEPAEDGVFVFEDAAPIGGYKAMFAEAAFGEGDARFTLSTSVSLTGPGGGAPFPETAAVGEEGICPEGS encoded by the coding sequence ATGAACAGAAATACCGCGGCTCTGGCACTGCTCGGTCTACTCGCCGGCGGCGTGCATGCGGAGCCGGACAGCCCGCCCGAGACCGCGCTCCGGGATTACGTCGAGGCGCCCGACCCGACCTTCAGCTGGCATGTGCAAGCGCGCTACCAGGCGCCGGGCGCCGAGGTCGTCGAGCTTCGTTTGCACTCGCAAACCTGGCGCGACGTGTTGTGGAAGCACCAGCTCTATCTCATCAGGCCCGACGACATCGATCCCGGAATTCGCCAGGGCATGCTCGTCATCGGCGGCGGCCGCTGGCGCGAAAGCTACGACACGAACACGGCTGCGGAGCTCCCCGAGGAGGCGCCGCTCTTCATCGGGATTGCCCAGGAGCTCGGCACGGTGGTCGCCGTTCTCGCCCAGGTGCCGTTCCAGCCGATGTTCGGATTGCGCGAGGACGATCTGATCGCGCACACGTTTCAGGAATTTCTCGAAACCGGCGACGCGGAGTGGCCCTTGTTGCTGCCGATGGTGAAGTCGGCCGTTCGCGCGATGGACGCCGTGCAGGCTTTCACGTCGACCGAGTGGAACCTCGGCATCGAGCGCTTCACGGTGCTGGGCGGCTCGAAGCGCGGCTGGACGACCTGGCTCACGGGCGCGGTCGAGCCGCGCGCGGCGACGCTCGTGCCGATCGTCATCGACGTCTTGAACTTCGAGGCCCACCTGCCTCACCAGGAGGCGATCTGGGGCGCGTTGTCGCAAGAGATCGCTCCTTATACGAGCCGAGGGCTCGATGACGTGCTCGGCACGGACCAGGGAGGCGCGCTGCGACGCATCGTCGACCCCTACAGCTATCGCCGCCAGCTCACGCAGCCGAAGCTCGTCGTCATCGCGACGAACGACGCCTATTTCCCGATCGACTCGCTGAATCTCTACTGGAACGGCCTGCCGGAGCCTAAACGGGTGCTCTACCTCCCGAACGACGGCCACGACATCGAGGATCTCGCGCGGCTGATCCCGGCGCTCGACGCGATGCATCGCAACGGCGAAGCGGACGAGCCGCTGCCGCGGCTCGAGTGGGAGTTCGAGAACGGGTCGGACGGCCTTCGCGTCTGCGTCACGGGCGACCCCGTTCCCGCCGCCGTCAGCGTTTGGACGGCGGCTTCCGAGGACACCGACTTCCGCGAGGAGCGGTTTTCGTCGCGGCCCGCGGAGCCGGCCGAGGACGGCGTCTTCGTCTTCGAGGACGCCGCTCCGATCGGCGGCTACAAGGCGATGTTCGCCGAGGCGGCGTTCGGCGAAGGAGACGCGCGATTCACGTTGTCGACGAGCGTGAGCCTGACCGGACCCGGCGGCGGGGCCCCGTTTCCGGAGACGGCCGCGGTCGGCGAGGAAGGCATTTGCCCCGAAGGCTCCTGA
- the bla gene encoding subclass B3 metallo-beta-lactamase: protein MKRAAFLVASSLTAVVASAQPRVNWNAPFPPHRVMDNLYYVGTAQLASFLITTPDGHILINSDFESSVPVLRENVEQLGFEFGDIEILLGSHAHGDHMQGDALVKSLTGATVMAMAEDVPALRAMRPGGKEHPIDRVLHDGDEVTLGGTTLTAYRTPGHTKGCTSWGLDLEEDGRTYHALIVCSFGVNDNYVLVGNEDYPEIASDYVATFAKARALPVDVFLGSHGTFYGLDEKYAALKSRKPGDPNPFIDRAGYLAHIDAQQRRFEAMLAAQKAAAGE, encoded by the coding sequence ATGAAAAGAGCCGCATTTCTCGTAGCGTCGTCGTTGACGGCCGTCGTCGCGAGCGCTCAACCCCGAGTAAATTGGAACGCGCCGTTCCCTCCTCATCGTGTCATGGACAATCTCTACTACGTCGGCACGGCGCAGCTCGCCTCGTTTCTGATCACGACGCCCGATGGTCACATTCTCATCAACAGCGATTTCGAGAGCAGCGTTCCGGTGCTGCGCGAGAATGTCGAGCAGCTCGGCTTCGAGTTCGGCGATATCGAGATCCTGCTCGGCAGCCATGCTCACGGCGACCATATGCAGGGTGACGCGCTGGTGAAGTCCCTGACCGGCGCGACGGTCATGGCCATGGCCGAAGACGTCCCCGCGCTCCGCGCGATGCGGCCCGGAGGGAAGGAGCATCCGATTGACCGCGTGCTTCACGACGGCGACGAGGTCACGCTCGGCGGAACGACGCTGACGGCCTATCGGACGCCGGGCCATACGAAGGGCTGCACGAGCTGGGGCCTCGACTTGGAGGAAGACGGCAGGACTTACCATGCGCTGATCGTCTGCAGCTTCGGGGTCAACGACAACTACGTGCTGGTCGGCAACGAGGACTATCCCGAGATCGCTTCCGATTACGTCGCCACGTTCGCCAAGGCGCGCGCTTTGCCCGTCGACGTGTTTCTCGGCTCGCACGGCACCTTCTACGGGCTCGACGAGAAATATGCCGCCCTGAAGAGTCGAAAGCCCGGCGATCCGAATCCGTTCATCGATCGCGCGGGCTATCTCGCCCACATCGACGCGCAGCAAAGGCGCTTCGAAGCGATGCTCGCGGCGCAGAAGGCGGCTGCCGGGGAGTAG